The Mytilus galloprovincialis chromosome 7, xbMytGall1.hap1.1, whole genome shotgun sequence genome has a window encoding:
- the LOC143083939 gene encoding uncharacterized protein LOC143083939 — MTTKTTDKSTGEEMYTKSVIFRTVFRGIKSFFSSNWKRSKISLGCLICLGTIFICNLVLLCLAINIRYDKVFGNSDIRDIFSRINITNHTFSRAINIFFIVTVAFSSVSIAVVILSIVFMILSKWKSVLHFVAAGLLCSVLVANIVQTGVWGKFVAEAECCGVGSLIESSFTSTYWYTSSDRSGHRIPVQCCKSQSDVFPYADRYDSNCTNSMLDGYFNTQSCDDAVEKRLKTYSIIFFVFMSLNILAEMCCVIMIVYDGLRLKKDSKEVHLDVKAVDNTKEIKIEIEKHILEPSMENEALTSRKKKKKKSKSGKTSKTNKSKTGESIEFQKKENTIIQEQSVNTNELQPIKSMEFEDNEKVNVYSKQVDKISGTIEAEEVDTFAKYNSTESDTHINDPTETTDL, encoded by the exons ATGACAACGAAAACAACCGACAAGTCAACAGGAGAAGAAATGTATACAAAGTCTGTAATATTCAGAACAGTTTTCAGAGGCATCAAATCTTTCTTTTCGAGTAACTGGAAAAG GTCTAAAATAAGCTTGGGGTGCTTAATATGTTTAGGAACTATTTTT ATATGCAACCTAGTGCTGCTTTGCCTAGCCATCAACATAAGATACGACAAAGTATTTGGAAACTCGGATATACGAGACATATTCTCAAGGATAAATATTACCAATCACACCTTCTCAAGAGCCATCAACATATTTTTCATTGTGACTGTCGCCTTTTCGTCTGTATCTATAGCAGTTGTGATATTATCCATCGTTTTTATGATCCTATCGAAATGGAAATCCGTTCTGCATTTTGTG GCTGCTGGATTATTGTGTTCTGTGTTAGTTGCGAATATTGTGCAAACAGGAGTGTGGGGAAAATTCGTGGCAGAA GCAGAATGTTGTGGAGTAGGCTCATTGATAGAATCGTCATTTACCTCTACCTATTGGTACACATCTAGCGACAGATCAGGTCATCGAATACCAGTACAATGTTGTAAATCCCAATCAGATGTCTTCCCTTATGCTGACAGATATGATAGTAATTGCACAAATTCTATGCTAGACGGGTACTTTAACACACAG TCGTGTGATGATGCAGTTGAAAAACGACTAAAGACATACAGCATTATCTTCTTTGTATTCATGTCTCTTAACATTTTAGCTGAG ATGTGCTGCGTGATTATGATTGTATACGATGGCTTGAGATTAAAGAAAGATTCCAAAGAAGTACACTTAGATGTTAAAGCTGTTGACAACacaaaggaaataaaaattgaaattgagAAACATATATTGGAACCATCCATGGAGAATGAAGCTCTTACatctagaaaaaagaaaaagaaaaagagtaAATCAGgcaaaacatcaaaaacaaacaagtCGAAGACAGGAGAATCAATTGAatttcaaaagaaagaaaatacaaTTATCCAGGAACAATCTGTAAATACAAATGAGTTACAACCTATTAAATCGATGGAATTTGAAGACAATGAGAAAGTCAATGTGTACAGTAAACAAGTTGACAAAATATCTGGTACTATTGAGGCTGAGGAAGTAGATACATTTGCTAAATATAATAGCACAGAGTCGGATACACATATCAACGATCCTACTGAAACAACAgatttgtaa